One window from the genome of Sphingomicrobium arenosum encodes:
- a CDS encoding DUF465 domain-containing protein codes for MMTARMYRLTEIHQKIDAHLRAEQRRKVPDGVAISKLKKMKLRAKDMLYRLHLGLRSETSR; via the coding sequence ATGATGACGGCCCGAATGTATCGATTGACCGAGATCCACCAGAAGATCGACGCGCATCTGCGTGCCGAGCAGCGCCGCAAGGTGCCCGACGGGGTGGCCATCTCGAAGCTCAAGAAAATGAAATTGCGCGCCAAGGACATGCTGTACCGACTGCATCTTGGATTGCGCTCCGAAACGTCGCGCTAA
- a CDS encoding YybH family protein has product MTPFALAAALFAAAHPATPAPAPAAPVGCVGEDMEAAQECAAIAAAARAFSAAYVAGDVEALLDLYTLDGVAMAGGRDPLVGREALARFWQPNEAVAVVAHETVSDALELRGPAIAIDRGIYRGTTRRVESGEEASWGGRYLIVWEKGADGKWRMAEDMWAAFER; this is encoded by the coding sequence GTGACGCCTTTTGCCCTCGCCGCCGCCCTTTTCGCTGCCGCCCATCCGGCCACGCCCGCTCCCGCGCCGGCCGCGCCGGTAGGCTGTGTCGGCGAAGATATGGAGGCGGCGCAGGAATGCGCGGCCATCGCGGCAGCGGCGCGGGCCTTTTCGGCAGCCTATGTCGCGGGCGACGTGGAGGCGCTGCTCGATCTCTATACGCTGGACGGCGTGGCGATGGCGGGCGGGCGCGACCCGCTCGTCGGGCGCGAGGCGCTCGCGCGCTTCTGGCAGCCCAACGAGGCCGTGGCGGTGGTCGCGCATGAAACCGTGTCCGATGCGCTCGAATTGCGTGGCCCCGCTATCGCGATCGACCGTGGCATCTACCGCGGCACGACGCGGCGGGTGGAATCGGGCGAGGAGGCGAGCTGGGGCGGGCGCTACCTGATCGTCTGGGAAAAGGGCGCGGACGGGAAGTGGCGCATGGCCGAGGACATGTGGGCGGCATTCGAGCGGTAG
- a CDS encoding ribonucleoside-diphosphate reductase subunit alpha — protein MDLASSSEVNADDVTVSDSKKVHERRFQIETDPARDAKLTEFGKETLRDRYLLPGESYQDLFARVASAYADDQKHAQRLYDAISNLWFMPATPVLSNGGTGRGLPISCYLNSVSDSLDGIVGTWNENVWLASKGGGIGTYWGSVRGIGEPVGLNGKTSGIIPFVRVMDSLTLAISQGSLRRGSAACYIDIHHPEIEEFLEIRKPSGDFNRKALNLHHGVLITDEFMEAVRDGEEFELKSPRDGTVRGKVNARSLFQKLVETRLATGEPYIVFADTVNDNMPKHHRDLGLKVSTSNLCSEITLPTGRDHLGADRTAVCCLSSLNLETWDEWNGNHRFIEDVMRFLDNVLSDYIARAPDEMARAKYSAERERSVGLGVMGFHSFLQARGLPFEGAMAKSWNNKIFKHIRAQADEASMMLAKERGPCPDAADMGAMERFSCKMAIAPTASISIICGGTSACIEPIPANIYTHKTLSGSWSVKNPHLEKLLTEKSKNSDQVWNSILEKGGSVQHLDFLSDDEKATFKTSFEIDQRWLLELAGDRAPMIDQAQSLNLFIPADVDKWDLLMLHFRAWELGIKSLYYLRSKSVQRAGFAGGVEADNTPEAAKYELPSTDYDECLACQ, from the coding sequence ATGGATCTCGCATCGAGCAGCGAAGTGAATGCCGACGACGTCACCGTCTCGGATTCGAAGAAGGTTCACGAGCGCCGTTTCCAGATCGAGACCGATCCCGCGCGCGATGCCAAGCTGACCGAGTTCGGCAAGGAAACGCTGCGCGATCGCTATCTCCTGCCCGGCGAGAGCTACCAGGACCTGTTCGCGCGCGTCGCCTCGGCCTATGCCGACGACCAGAAGCACGCCCAGCGCCTCTATGACGCTATCTCGAACCTCTGGTTCATGCCCGCCACCCCCGTTCTCTCGAACGGCGGCACCGGTCGCGGCCTGCCGATCAGCTGCTACTTGAACTCGGTCTCCGACAGCCTCGACGGCATTGTCGGCACGTGGAACGAGAATGTCTGGCTCGCCTCCAAGGGCGGCGGCATCGGCACCTATTGGGGCTCGGTCCGCGGCATCGGCGAACCCGTCGGCCTCAACGGCAAGACCTCGGGCATCATCCCCTTCGTGCGCGTGATGGACAGCCTCACCCTCGCCATTTCGCAGGGCTCGCTGCGCCGCGGCTCGGCCGCCTGCTACATCGACATCCACCACCCGGAAATCGAGGAATTCCTCGAGATCCGCAAACCCTCGGGCGACTTCAACCGCAAGGCATTGAACCTCCACCACGGCGTTCTCATCACCGACGAGTTCATGGAAGCGGTGCGCGACGGCGAGGAATTCGAGTTGAAGAGCCCGCGTGACGGCACCGTGCGCGGCAAGGTCAACGCCCGCAGCCTGTTCCAGAAGCTGGTCGAGACCCGTCTCGCCACGGGCGAACCCTATATCGTCTTCGCCGACACGGTGAACGACAACATGCCCAAGCATCATCGCGACCTCGGCCTTAAGGTTTCGACCTCCAACCTGTGCAGCGAGATCACTCTGCCTACCGGCCGCGATCACCTCGGCGCCGACCGCACTGCGGTCTGCTGCCTCTCCAGCCTCAACCTCGAGACCTGGGACGAATGGAACGGCAACCACCGTTTCATCGAGGACGTCATGCGCTTCCTCGACAACGTCCTTTCGGACTATATCGCCCGCGCCCCCGACGAGATGGCGCGCGCCAAATATAGCGCCGAGCGCGAGCGTTCGGTCGGCCTCGGCGTCATGGGCTTCCACAGCTTCCTCCAGGCCCGCGGCCTCCCCTTCGAGGGCGCCATGGCCAAGAGCTGGAACAACAAGATCTTCAAGCACATCCGCGCCCAGGCCGACGAAGCCTCGATGATGCTCGCCAAGGAACGCGGCCCCTGCCCCGATGCCGCCGACATGGGCGCCATGGAGCGTTTCTCGTGCAAGATGGCGATCGCCCCGACCGCGTCGATCAGCATCATCTGCGGCGGCACCAGCGCCTGCATCGAGCCCATCCCGGCCAACATCTACACCCACAAGACCTTGTCGGGCAGCTGGTCGGTCAAGAACCCGCACCTCGAAAAGCTCCTCACCGAAAAGTCCAAGAACTCGGACCAGGTGTGGAATTCGATCCTCGAGAAGGGCGGCAGCGTCCAGCACCTCGACTTCCTCTCGGACGACGAGAAGGCGACCTTCAAGACGAGCTTCGAGATCGACCAGCGCTGGCTCCTCGAGCTCGCCGGCGACCGCGCCCCGATGATCGACCAGGCGCAGAGCCTCAACCTCTTCATCCCCGCCGACGTCGACAAGTGGGACCTCTTGATGCTCCACTTCCGCGCCTGGGAGCTCGGCATCAAGTCGCTCTATTACCTGCGCTCCAAGTCCGTGCAGCGCGCCGGCTTCGCCGGGGGCGTCGAGGCCGACAACACCCCCGAGGCCGCCAAATACGAGCTGCCCAGCACCGACTATGACGAATGCCTGGCCTGCCAGTAG
- a CDS encoding ribonucleotide-diphosphate reductase subunit beta yields MSLLEARKTYKPFEYPWAYDFWKRQQQVHWMPEEVPLGEDCRDWAQKLTEHERNLLTQIFRFFTQADVEVQDCYHEKYGRVFKPTEVKMMLAAFSNMETIHIAAYSHLLDTIGMPESEYSAFLQYKEMADKHDYMNQFGVESDEDIAKTLAMFGAFTEGLQLFASFAMLMNFPRFNKMKGMGQIVSWSVRDESLHCEGIIRMFHEFVKERDCLTQSVKDDIVDCCQKVVRLEDAFIDLAFEMGPVEGMTAKDIKKYIRYIADWRLGQLGFKPIYMVEEHPLPWLAPLLNGVEHANFFETRATEYSKGATRGDWKDVWENFDTRQKAKAGKAENAADEGAGLFEGAK; encoded by the coding sequence ATGTCCCTCCTCGAAGCCCGCAAGACCTACAAGCCCTTCGAATATCCCTGGGCCTACGACTTCTGGAAACGCCAGCAGCAGGTCCACTGGATGCCCGAAGAGGTGCCGCTGGGCGAGGATTGCCGCGACTGGGCGCAAAAGCTCACCGAGCATGAGCGCAACCTGCTCACCCAGATCTTCCGCTTCTTCACCCAGGCCGACGTCGAGGTGCAGGACTGCTACCACGAAAAATACGGCCGCGTGTTCAAGCCGACCGAAGTGAAGATGATGCTCGCCGCCTTCTCCAACATGGAGACGATCCACATCGCGGCCTATTCGCATCTCCTCGACACCATCGGCATGCCCGAGAGCGAATATAGCGCCTTCCTCCAGTATAAGGAGATGGCCGACAAGCACGACTATATGAACCAGTTCGGCGTCGAGAGCGACGAGGACATCGCCAAGACTCTCGCCATGTTCGGCGCCTTCACCGAGGGCCTCCAGCTGTTCGCCAGCTTCGCCATGCTGATGAACTTCCCGCGCTTCAACAAGATGAAGGGCATGGGCCAGATCGTCAGCTGGTCGGTGCGCGATGAAAGCCTCCACTGCGAGGGCATCATCCGCATGTTCCACGAATTCGTGAAGGAACGCGACTGCCTCACGCAGAGCGTCAAGGACGACATCGTCGACTGCTGCCAGAAGGTCGTGCGCCTCGAGGACGCCTTCATCGACCTCGCCTTCGAAATGGGCCCGGTCGAAGGCATGACTGCCAAGGACATCAAGAAGTACATCCGCTACATCGCCGACTGGCGGCTGGGTCAGCTCGGCTTCAAGCCCATCTACATGGTCGAGGAACACCCGCTTCCCTGGCTCGCGCCGCTCCTCAACGGCGTCGAACACGCCAACTTCTTCGAAACCCGCGCCACCGAATATTCGAAAGGCGCGACCCGCGGCGACTGGAAGGACGTGTGGGAGAATTTCGACACGCGGCAGAAGGCGAAGGCCGGCAAGGCCGAGAATGCGGCCGACGAGGGTGCGGGGCTGTTTGAGGGGGCTAAGTAG
- a CDS encoding ParA family protein, which yields MVKIASLYNHKGGVSKTTTTFNLAHKLHARGHRVLVVDADPQCNLTELMLAQQISSLDELSEQTGEEQELPGTTLLEALKPRIEGTSSEVDLEKVELLHITEGLSLLRGDVALSDIEDSLSEAHSQRFSDKIHEKRTYVAIGDFLHRIAEAENIDFILIDVGPSSGAITRACFLACDAFFVPTVPDRFNVQALGTLSTIFDRWLREHSQIVEDFRTLGLPVRDGKPKFLGIIVQNFKRLSGEPKKGYKFWINKLPARFANKLLPVLKKHSAEGRDLSNGFDDESCVVARIPDFVSLAPLMQELGKPVFAIEQADSKAIGPQWQGNVWKDKVERMEEFSVEFDKLAALLEEA from the coding sequence GTGGTCAAAATCGCGAGCCTCTATAACCACAAAGGTGGCGTTTCTAAAACAACGACGACGTTCAATCTTGCGCATAAGCTCCATGCGCGAGGCCATCGCGTCCTAGTCGTCGACGCCGACCCTCAGTGCAATCTTACAGAACTAATGCTTGCACAGCAAATAAGCAGCCTCGATGAGCTTTCTGAGCAAACCGGTGAAGAGCAAGAGCTGCCTGGAACAACTTTGCTAGAGGCTTTGAAGCCGCGAATCGAAGGCACCTCTTCGGAAGTAGACCTCGAAAAAGTTGAGCTTTTGCACATCACCGAAGGCCTCAGCCTTCTCCGCGGGGATGTTGCATTAAGCGATATAGAAGACTCGCTTTCCGAAGCGCATAGTCAAAGATTCTCTGATAAGATCCATGAAAAGAGAACATACGTTGCCATTGGCGACTTCTTGCACCGCATCGCAGAAGCGGAGAATATTGATTTCATTTTGATTGATGTCGGACCCAGCTCGGGAGCTATCACTAGGGCATGCTTCTTGGCTTGCGACGCTTTTTTCGTGCCAACCGTTCCTGATCGATTTAACGTACAAGCGCTTGGAACACTATCGACCATTTTTGATAGATGGCTCCGTGAGCATAGCCAAATCGTAGAAGATTTTAGGACATTAGGCCTCCCCGTTCGTGACGGTAAGCCAAAGTTTCTTGGCATTATTGTTCAGAACTTTAAGCGCCTTAGTGGCGAACCCAAGAAGGGTTATAAGTTTTGGATTAACAAACTTCCTGCACGATTCGCGAACAAGCTCCTTCCAGTGCTGAAGAAACATTCGGCGGAGGGTCGGGACTTATCAAATGGGTTCGATGATGAAAGTTGTGTTGTCGCACGAATCCCCGATTTCGTGAGTCTAGCTCCTTTGATGCAAGAATTAGGAAAACCTGTCTTTGCTATCGAACAGGCGGATTCCAAAGCTATCGGCCCGCAGTGGCAGGGAAATGTTTGGAAAGACAAGGTCGAACGGATGGAGGAGTTCAGCGTAGAGTTCGACAAGCTGGCCGCCTTGTTGGAAGAAGCGTAA
- a CDS encoding DUF2188 domain-containing protein yields the protein MADNIWCTPHADGWQVKRAGGERASSLHETQAEAWDEARRMGRADKVEVFLQGEDGQIRERHSYGNDPERFPG from the coding sequence ATGGCCGACAATATCTGGTGCACCCCCCACGCCGACGGCTGGCAGGTCAAGCGCGCGGGCGGGGAACGCGCCTCCAGCCTCCACGAGACGCAGGCCGAGGCCTGGGACGAAGCCCGCCGCATGGGCCGCGCCGACAAGGTCGAGGTCTTTCTTCAGGGCGAAGACGGCCAGATCCGCGAACGCCACAGCTACGGCAACGACCCCGAACGCTTCCCGGGCTAA